The Longimicrobiaceae bacterium genomic interval GCGCCTTGGCCGAGACGGCCTCGCCCGGCAAGTCGATGTTGGACCGCAGCTCCACCCGCAGGCCGTCGCGCGTGACCGGCTCCAGGTGCGCGAGGAGCACCAGCTCCTGCTCCCACTCGCGGATCTGGAAGTCGCGCTCGCGGTAGGTCTCCTTGTCCTCCTCGGTGGGGAGGACGATCACGCGGCCCGAGCGCCCGTCCAGCACCAGCTCGTCGCCCTCGCGCACGTGCTCGCTGAAGTCGCCCAGCGACACGACGCAGGGGATGTCCATCGACCGCGCCAGGATGGACGAGTGCGACGTGCGCGTGCCTAGGTCGGTCGCGATGCCCACCACCTGGCGCGGGTCGAGCTGCACGGTGAGGCTGGGCGTCAGCTCCCGCGCCACCAGCACCACCTTCTGGTCGCTGCGGGCGGTGAGGTCCGGATCTGGGAGGTCCAGCAGACGGCGGAGGACCCGCGTCTGCACGTCCGCCAGGTCGTTCAGGCGGTCCAGCACCATGGGATGGGAGGTGTGCGACATCGCGCTCTCCCACTCCAGCACCCGCCACTCGAACGCGCGCTCGGCACTGAGGTGGCTCTCGCGGATGTAGCCGATGGTGCCCTGGATCAGGTCGGCGTCCTCGAGCATCAGCACCTGCGGCTCGAAGATCTGCGCCTCCACCTCGCCCATGCGCTCCACGGTGCGCGCCTGGAGCTCGCGGATGCGCTCCTTGGCCCACTCGCACGCGTCCAGGAAGCGCGCGATCTCGGCCTCCACGTCACCGGGCGCCACCGTGACGCCGTGGGGAACGCGCGGCACCTCCCAGCGCAGCACGCGCGCGGGGGCGATCACGATCCCCGGCGCCGCCGGGATGCCGTCGCGGACCAGGGTCACGGCCTCAATCCTCGCCGAAGCGGTTGCGCACCAGCTCCACGAGGGCGCCCACCGCCTGCTCGGCGTCGTCGCCCTGCGCGCGGATCTGCACCTGCGAGCCGCACTCGGCGGCCAGCATCATCACGCCCATGATGCTCTTGGCGCTCACCTCCACCTCGTCCTTGCGGATCCACACGTCGGCCCCGAAGCGGTTGGCGAGCTTCACCAGCTCGGCCGCGGGCCGCGCGTGCAGGCCGTACTTGTTGACGACCGTGACCTCTGAGCTGTGTTCCATCCCCGGGCCCGTCAAGAGGTGCGTACGAATAGGAGCGAGGCCGCGAGCACCGCCAGCAGGGCCGCGAAGGCCACGGGACGAACCCGCAGGCCCAGCGCGATCCCCGCCGCGGCCGCGGCCACGCCGATCAGGTACTCCGTCCCGCGCGCCCCCGCCCCGCCGAAGGCCAGCACCGCGCCCAGGCCGGAGAGCACCGCGCCCGCGTCCGCCGCGCGGTCGCCCAGGCGCTGGAGGGGCGCCTCGCGCAAGGCGCGGCCCACGTTGATGCCGTCGCGCAGCCCTAAGCGCAGGCCCCACGCGCGCAGCGGCAGGTGCAGGGCGTTGTAGGCCAGCAGGAAGGCCGCGGCGCCGGCCCACCACGGCGCCCCGGCCAGGTACACGCACAGCCCCAGCAGCGCGCTCGCCGGCCGCCACACCAGCCACACCAGGCGGTCGCCCAGCGAGCCCAGCGAGCCGCGGAGGGCGTTCTTGAAGCGCAGGACCAGCTCGGGCGGAGCGCCGTCTGCCTCCAGCCGCGCGACCGCGCCGGCAGCCACCGTCACCAGGTACGGGTGGCTGTTGAAGAGCTCCGCGTGGCGTGCCAGCGCGGCGCGCAGCTTCACGGGGTCGTGGCCGTGCACGGCGCGCAGCGCGGGGAGCAGCAGGAATGCGAAACCCGTGCCGATCAGGGTCTGGTAGTTCCACGACCCCTGCACCGCGAAGCTGCGCAGCAGCAGCCTTCTCCGCACCCCGGGACCCAGCGCGCTCATCGCAGCCACAGCAGCGCCGCGCCGCCCGCCGCGCCCGCCAGGAAGAGCGGCCAGCGCCGCGTGCCGAAGAGCCGCAGCGCTGCCGCGATCCCCGCCGCCGCCACCGCCGCCAGCGCCAGCCGAGCGACCCGCTCGTCGCTCCCGTCGAACGACGGGAGGAGACGGAGGATGCCCATCAACAGGAGCATCGCCACCAGCGTCAGCGCCACGCCGCGGCCGAAGTCCATCGCCATCGCCCGCAGGTGGCGCCGCTCGATGGACGCGACGTCGATCTCCTCGTCCGCCGCGGGAACGGCGATGCGCACGTTCATCTGGCGGAGGCGCTGCACCGTCGCGCCGCTCACCCACTCCCACAGCATGCAGCAGACGACGGTCACCAGCAGCGCCATCCACGAGCCCGTGCTCACCGCGAACGCGACGCCGCCCGCGACGGCGGGCGGGCCGCCCTCCGGGTAGCGCGACGCACCGACCGGGAGGACGCCGAGGTGCAGCGCTTCCAGCACCGCGCCCAGCAGCGCGCCGCGGACGGGATCGCCCGCCAGGACGCCGCCGAGGGTGGCCGCGACGATGGGGCGCGACAGCATCACCTGGCCCAGCGAGGTGGCGTCGAGCGCGGCCACTCCGCCCACGAGCGACGCGGCAGCCAGGGTGCCGGGGCCGGGATTCACGTCACTGCCCCGCCGCCAGCTCTTCGAGCGGCACGCGCCGCGAGCCGGGCAAGTCGCGGGCGGAGAAGGTCACGCCCTTCCCCACAGCCGCGCGCAGCTGCGCCACCTCGTCCGCGTTCAGGTGCAGGTACGGCAGCACGCGCGTGCGCCCCTCCGCGTGGTGGATCCCGCCCAGGTTCACCTCGTCGCCGCGCAGGCCGCCGTCCGCCGCCATGCGCGCCACCGTCGCCACGTCGCGCACCAGGACGATGGTGCGGTGCGACGCGTCCGCGCGCCAGCCGGGCATCTGCGCCAGAGCCTCGTCGACCGAGAGGAAGCTCGCCTCTATCTCCGGCGGCACGCCCAGGCAGTACAGCTCCTGCTCCCAGGGGCTGGCCGCGATGGGGTCGTCGGCGACGACGATGCGGTCGGCGTGCAGCGGGCCTCCCCAGCCCACCACCACCTGGCCGTGGATCAGCCGCTCGTCCACCCGGAAGAGCACTATCGGCATGCCGGCGCCTCGCGGCAGCTCGCGGTGATGCCCGCCCTGCCCTTCTCCACCAGCCGCTGCGCCAGCTCCGCCAGCGGCAGCTCGCGCTGGAAGATGAAGTCCAGAAGCAGAGGCAGGTTAGCGCCCGACACGAGGGCCGTCTCCGGCCGCTCCAGGGCGATGCGCCGCGCCGCGATGGCGCAGCTGCCGCTGACAAGGTCGGTGAAGACGATCACCGGGCCCGCGCCCATGGCCTCGTTCAGGTCGCGCTGCAACGCCTCGGGCCCGCAGGCGTCGTTGCTGAGCGCCACCAGCGCGTCCTCGCCCGCGCCCGAGATCTGGCGCGCGGCGGCCACCAGCCCGTTCGCCAGGCTGCTGTGCGCCACCACCACCCCACGCACCGGCTCACTCATAGTCTTCCTCCAGGTACTCCGACGCGCCGCCCATCCGGGCCTGAAGCCGCTGGTTGAAGAGCACGGCGGAGTTCACGCCCGAGAACTTGAGCAGGTGGTTCATCGCCACCACCTCGCACACGACCGTGATGTTCTTGCCCGGCACCAGCGGGATCACCGCCTTCGGGACCGGCACGCCGAGGATGTCCATCGTCTGCATGTCCAGCCCAGTCCGGTCGTACGTCGCCCCCTCGTCCCACACCTCGAGCTGCACGACCACCTCCACCCGCTTCTGCTGCCGTATCGCGCGGATGCCGAAGAGCTTGCGGACGTCGATGATGCCCACGCCGCGGATCTCCATGTGGTGCCGCTGGAGGTCGTGGCCCTTGCCGATCAGCACCTCGTTGCCGCGTCTGGAGATCATCACCAGGTCGTCGGCGACCAGGCGGTGACCGCGCTCCACCAGGTCCAGCACCGTCTCGCTCTTGCCGATGCCGCTGCGGCCCATGAAGAAGAGGCCCACCCCGTACACGTCCGCCAGCGACCCGTGCATGGTGGTGGACGGCGCGAAGCGCTCCTCCACGAACGGCT includes:
- a CDS encoding HPr family phosphocarrier protein, whose product is MEHSSEVTVVNKYGLHARPAAELVKLANRFGADVWIRKDEVEVSAKSIMGVMMLAAECGSQVQIRAQGDDAEQAVGALVELVRNRFGED
- a CDS encoding PTS system mannose/fructose/sorbose family transporter subunit IID, with the translated sequence MSALGPGVRRRLLLRSFAVQGSWNYQTLIGTGFAFLLLPALRAVHGHDPVKLRAALARHAELFNSHPYLVTVAAGAVARLEADGAPPELVLRFKNALRGSLGSLGDRLVWLVWRPASALLGLCVYLAGAPWWAGAAAFLLAYNALHLPLRAWGLRLGLRDGINVGRALREAPLQRLGDRAADAGAVLSGLGAVLAFGGAGARGTEYLIGVAAAAAGIALGLRVRPVAFAALLAVLAASLLFVRTS
- a CDS encoding PTS sugar transporter subunit IIC; amino-acid sequence: MNPGPGTLAAASLVGGVAALDATSLGQVMLSRPIVAATLGGVLAGDPVRGALLGAVLEALHLGVLPVGASRYPEGGPPAVAGGVAFAVSTGSWMALLVTVVCCMLWEWVSGATVQRLRQMNVRIAVPAADEEIDVASIERRHLRAMAMDFGRGVALTLVAMLLLMGILRLLPSFDGSDERVARLALAAVAAAGIAAALRLFGTRRWPLFLAGAAGGAALLWLR
- a CDS encoding PTS sugar transporter subunit IIB — its product is MPIVLFRVDERLIHGQVVVGWGGPLHADRIVVADDPIAASPWEQELYCLGVPPEIEASFLSVDEALAQMPGWRADASHRTIVLVRDVATVARMAADGGLRGDEVNLGGIHHAEGRTRVLPYLHLNADEVAQLRAAVGKGVTFSARDLPGSRRVPLEELAAGQ
- the hprK gene encoding HPr(Ser) kinase/phosphatase, with the translated sequence MRPLTVDELLRTKKDALALELLTDERGLAREIGGPDISSPGLVLTGYTERFPADRMQVLGETEVAFLESLDDERRHHAISEFFAFTPPVVFITKGQEPPDGMIAIANERGTPVIRTALKTAEFYTRIKPFVEERFAPSTTMHGSLADVYGVGLFFMGRSGIGKSETVLDLVERGHRLVADDLVMISRRGNEVLIGKGHDLQRHHMEIRGVGIIDVRKLFGIRAIRQQKRVEVVVQLEVWDEGATYDRTGLDMQTMDILGVPVPKAVIPLVPGKNITVVCEVVAMNHLLKFSGVNSAVLFNQRLQARMGGASEYLEEDYE